The following proteins come from a genomic window of Flavobacterium crocinum:
- a CDS encoding glycosyltransferase family 4 protein: MKILHIVVLPVFAGAQKISFSILENLNDFENKYILCGEGTEGEYAEFDDAFSKINTTVFHNKHLKRRIGLHDIKAFIDIYRLCKREKYDIVHTHSTKSGIIARTAAKLAGCRVVHTVHGIAFHENENLIKRTVYYLIEFFSTFFCDKLILVNRFYGKYYSFFNKKIKVIHNGIDFSKLNQINGSIQSKDNNKVNLLFVGRLDEQKDPLNLLKAFKILIDQKQYSLYLRIIGAGELHSICENYINDNGLSEYVALLGWQSNVVPFYQSSDILCIPSIYEAFGLVFVEAGFFSLPSVATLVEGIPEVVLNNKTGLLVRSKNPQEFSDALKKLIKDRELRIKMGRNAKEWVVSEFSSIKMIESYKSMYEELLKK, encoded by the coding sequence ATGAAAATATTACATATTGTGGTGTTGCCCGTTTTTGCAGGAGCCCAAAAAATTTCATTTTCTATTTTAGAAAATCTTAATGATTTTGAAAATAAATATATTTTGTGTGGTGAAGGCACAGAAGGGGAATATGCTGAATTCGATGATGCGTTTTCAAAAATCAATACTACTGTTTTTCATAATAAACACTTAAAAAGAAGAATCGGATTACACGATATTAAAGCGTTTATTGATATTTATAGATTATGTAAAAGAGAAAAATATGATATCGTACATACTCATTCTACAAAGTCAGGAATAATAGCGAGAACAGCAGCAAAATTAGCTGGTTGCCGAGTTGTGCACACAGTGCATGGAATTGCATTTCATGAAAATGAAAATTTGATAAAAAGAACAGTATATTATTTAATTGAATTTTTTTCAACTTTTTTTTGTGATAAGTTAATATTGGTTAACAGATTTTATGGAAAGTATTACTCTTTCTTTAATAAGAAAATAAAAGTTATTCATAATGGTATTGATTTTTCAAAATTAAATCAGATAAATGGATCTATACAATCTAAAGATAATAATAAAGTTAATTTACTTTTTGTAGGTCGTTTAGACGAACAAAAGGATCCATTGAATCTTTTAAAAGCTTTTAAAATATTAATTGACCAAAAACAGTATTCTTTATATTTAAGAATTATTGGTGCAGGGGAATTACACTCGATTTGTGAAAATTACATAAATGATAATGGCTTAAGTGAATATGTGGCTTTGTTAGGCTGGCAATCAAACGTTGTACCATTCTATCAATCTAGTGATATATTATGTATTCCGTCAATTTACGAAGCTTTTGGATTAGTGTTTGTCGAAGCAGGTTTTTTTTCATTACCTTCTGTGGCGACTCTGGTTGAGGGAATCCCAGAAGTTGTATTAAATAATAAAACAGGGTTATTAGTTAGATCTAAAAATCCACAGGAATTTAGTGATGCTTTAAAAAAGTTAATTAAGGATAGGGAGTTAAGGATAAAGATGGGACGAAATGCAAAAGAATGGGTTGTGTCTGAATTTTCATCAATAAAAATGATCGAATCATACAAGTCGATGTACGAAGAACTCTTAAAAAAATAA
- a CDS encoding GDP-L-fucose synthase family protein, translating to MNLEDKIYIAGHRGMVGSAILRQLKKQGYTNFVIRTSAELDLRNQQAVADFFAQEKPDYVFLAAAKVGGIIANNTYRGDFIYENLMIQNNVIHQSYLNDVKKLMFLGSSCIYPKMAPQPLKEEYMLTGELEPTNEPYAIAKIAGIKMCDAYRDQFGCNFISVMPTNLYGPNDNYDLKNSHVLPAMLRKFITAKRNNDASVTIWGTGSPKREFLHADDLAEACFYLMENYNEDGLVNIGVGEDISILDLAILVKKIVGYEGEILTDTSKPDGTPRKLMDVSKLNGFGWKAKTSLEEGIQKVYDEIKDTNWE from the coding sequence ATGAATTTAGAAGATAAAATTTATATAGCTGGACATCGCGGTATGGTAGGTTCAGCTATTTTACGTCAATTAAAAAAGCAGGGGTATACAAACTTTGTTATTCGAACTTCTGCAGAATTAGATTTAAGAAATCAACAAGCAGTAGCTGATTTTTTTGCACAAGAAAAACCAGATTATGTTTTTTTAGCCGCAGCAAAAGTTGGTGGTATTATCGCTAATAATACTTACAGAGGAGATTTTATTTATGAAAATCTGATGATACAAAATAATGTAATACATCAATCCTATTTAAATGACGTAAAAAAATTAATGTTTTTAGGATCTTCATGCATTTACCCTAAAATGGCTCCTCAACCTTTAAAAGAGGAGTATATGTTAACAGGTGAATTAGAACCAACAAATGAGCCTTATGCAATTGCAAAAATTGCAGGAATTAAAATGTGTGATGCATACAGAGATCAATTTGGATGTAATTTTATTTCTGTTATGCCTACTAATTTATACGGGCCTAACGATAATTACGATTTAAAAAATTCTCATGTTCTTCCGGCAATGTTAAGAAAATTCATTACTGCAAAACGTAATAATGATGCGTCAGTAACAATTTGGGGAACAGGAAGTCCTAAAAGAGAATTTTTACATGCCGATGATTTGGCTGAGGCTTGTTTTTATCTAATGGAAAATTACAATGAAGATGGGCTGGTAAATATTGGAGTTGGAGAAGATATTTCGATTCTGGATTTGGCGATTCTAGTCAAAAAAATAGTTGGTTACGAAGGCGAAATTCTTACAGATACTTCTAAACCAGATGGTACACCTCGTAAATTGATGGATGTTTCGAAACTTAATGGTTTTGGTTGGAAAGCTAAAACAAGTTTAGAAGAAGGTATTCAGAAAGTCTATGACGAAATAAAAGATACTAACTGGGAATAA
- a CDS encoding DegT/DnrJ/EryC1/StrS family aminotransferase, giving the protein MNNKRIYLSLSEESGYEEEYIQRALKSNWITSGGPSVDEFENKFEDYFEQEKFVTALNSGTSAIHLALILLDIKAGDEVICQSMTFSASANPILYQNATPVFVDSEIDTWNICPINLEIAIKGRIKKGKKPKAIIAVHLYGMPYKVDEIHSIADKYNIPIIEDSAEALGSTYKGKKCGSFGYFGILSFNGNKIITTSSGGVLIGNYKETKDKAIFFATQSKDKAIHYQHSEVGYNYRMSNICAAIGLGQMKMLENNIISRRKNHFFYKDIFHKVKNAKLLDSLNEDFFSNYWLNTILLETQEQKESLRIAFEEANIESRPLWKPMHLQPIFEKYPYYGGQVAEDLFEKGLCLPSGSNLTKEDKNRIKEVLINFLN; this is encoded by the coding sequence ATGAACAATAAAAGAATCTATTTGTCATTGTCTGAGGAAAGTGGTTATGAGGAAGAATATATTCAGAGAGCACTAAAATCAAACTGGATTACTTCCGGAGGACCAAGTGTTGATGAATTTGAAAATAAATTTGAGGATTATTTTGAGCAAGAGAAATTTGTGACAGCATTAAATTCTGGAACATCAGCGATACATTTGGCATTAATTTTATTAGATATTAAAGCCGGTGATGAGGTAATATGTCAAAGTATGACTTTTTCAGCTTCAGCAAATCCAATTTTGTATCAAAATGCGACTCCAGTGTTTGTAGATAGTGAAATTGATACCTGGAATATTTGTCCAATAAATCTTGAAATTGCTATTAAGGGTAGAATAAAAAAAGGAAAAAAACCGAAAGCGATTATAGCAGTTCATCTTTATGGTATGCCTTATAAAGTAGATGAGATACATTCAATTGCTGATAAATATAACATACCAATTATTGAAGATAGTGCAGAAGCTTTGGGGAGTACTTATAAAGGAAAAAAGTGTGGTAGTTTTGGTTATTTTGGTATTTTATCATTTAATGGAAATAAGATTATCACAACTTCAAGTGGTGGAGTATTAATTGGCAATTATAAAGAAACAAAAGATAAAGCCATTTTTTTTGCAACCCAATCAAAAGATAAAGCCATACATTATCAACATAGTGAAGTAGGCTATAACTACAGAATGAGTAACATTTGTGCAGCTATAGGTCTTGGACAAATGAAAATGTTAGAAAATAATATTATTTCAAGAAGAAAGAATCATTTTTTTTATAAAGATATTTTTCATAAAGTTAAAAATGCAAAGCTTTTGGATAGTCTGAATGAAGATTTTTTTTCAAATTATTGGCTAAACACAATATTACTGGAGACACAGGAACAAAAAGAAAGTTTAAGAATTGCTTTTGAAGAGGCAAACATCGAAAGCCGTCCTTTATGGAAACCAATGCACTTGCAGCCCATTTTTGAGAAATATCCTTATTATGGAGGCCAAGTCGCAGAGGACTTATTTGAAAAAGGATTGTGTTTACCATCGGGATCAAATTTAACTAAGGAAGATAAAAACAGAATAAAAGAAGTTTTAATTAATTTCTTGAATTGA
- a CDS encoding glycosyltransferase family 2 protein, producing MNLQTTAVVVTYNPDLSTLRKQFMSVHEQVDAIVYVDNGSKNFDLINELFLELVEQKKIKLFIISNHSNLGLGYAQNQGIKKAIELDSNFVLILDHDSVLTSGFVNELVTSTIDLKNQGVKVGAVGPVYINEKTNEQYPITRYIGPFIKRVNPAEGSNVEASFLIASGCLISVDVLHKVGLMNEELFVDYIDVEWSFRCKSKGYKLFAIQRALMHHEIGDNRVSFFGRMISVHSPIRRYYLSRNSIYMLRCPYVSWGYKLRELVFNVFRIFIFAMISNDRLKYLKLSFRGLRDGIRGKFGSI from the coding sequence ATGAATCTTCAAACAACAGCAGTAGTTGTTACATATAACCCAGATCTATCCACTCTACGAAAGCAATTTATGAGTGTTCATGAGCAAGTAGATGCCATTGTTTATGTTGATAATGGTTCGAAAAATTTCGATTTAATTAATGAATTATTTCTTGAATTAGTAGAACAAAAAAAGATTAAGTTATTTATAATATCAAATCATTCTAATTTAGGACTTGGATATGCCCAAAATCAGGGTATAAAAAAAGCAATTGAATTGGATTCGAACTTTGTTTTAATTTTAGATCATGATTCGGTTCTTACATCAGGATTTGTTAATGAATTGGTCACTTCTACAATAGATTTAAAAAATCAAGGAGTTAAGGTTGGGGCAGTAGGACCGGTATATATTAATGAGAAAACAAACGAGCAATATCCAATTACACGTTATATTGGCCCGTTTATAAAGAGAGTAAATCCAGCCGAAGGTTCAAATGTTGAAGCTTCTTTTTTAATAGCGTCAGGATGTCTAATTTCTGTAGATGTTTTGCATAAAGTTGGGTTGATGAATGAAGAATTGTTTGTTGATTATATTGATGTTGAGTGGTCTTTTAGATGTAAATCAAAAGGTTATAAGTTATTTGCAATCCAAAGAGCCTTAATGCATCATGAAATTGGAGATAATCGTGTTTCTTTTTTTGGTAGAATGATTTCTGTTCATTCTCCTATTCGTAGATATTATCTTTCAAGAAATAGTATATATATGTTAAGATGTCCTTATGTTAGTTGGGGATATAAACTAAGGGAATTAGTGTTTAATGTTTTTCGGATTTTTATTTTTGCAATGATTTCTAATGATAGATTAAAGTATCTTAAACTTTCATTTAGAGGATTAAGAGATGGAATAAGAGGGAAATTTGGTTCAATATAA
- a CDS encoding MraY family glycosyltransferase, translated as MEYTILGIILMIIMLLYFKVADHFNIIDKPNQRSSHTEITLRGGGIIFWFSALLYFVQHIQNNYFFFTGITLVSLVSFWDDIQSLSNKIRISIHFLAITLIFFDLGLFNLFPIWGVVIAYVLAIGLINAYNFMDGINGITGLYTLVVMGALLYVNTKVQLFTDGAFIKYAMLASLVFLFFNYRKKAKCFAGDVGSIAIAFWIIYLVLKLILVTESLIWLLFLAVYGVDAICTILHRLFLKQNIFEAHRLHLYQVLSNEYKIQHRLVSLLYALVQAGISFLVIVLYQKVQDAVIFLLVILPLLCIYSSKFYLLNKSNLRLKHEA; from the coding sequence ATGGAATACACAATTTTAGGAATTATTTTGATGATTATTATGTTACTTTACTTTAAGGTAGCCGATCATTTTAATATAATTGACAAACCAAATCAAAGAAGTTCACACACAGAAATAACATTGCGTGGTGGTGGAATAATTTTCTGGTTTTCCGCTTTACTATATTTTGTTCAGCACATTCAGAATAATTATTTTTTCTTTACCGGAATCACATTGGTAAGTTTAGTAAGTTTTTGGGATGATATTCAAAGTTTATCAAATAAGATCAGGATTTCGATTCACTTTCTTGCGATTACTTTAATATTCTTTGATCTCGGGTTATTCAATTTATTTCCAATTTGGGGTGTTGTAATTGCTTATGTTCTGGCTATTGGTCTAATTAATGCCTACAATTTCATGGATGGGATTAATGGCATTACAGGCCTTTATACTTTGGTTGTAATGGGAGCATTGCTGTATGTAAATACTAAAGTTCAGCTTTTTACTGACGGGGCTTTCATAAAATATGCAATGCTTGCCAGTTTAGTCTTTTTGTTTTTTAATTATAGAAAGAAAGCAAAGTGTTTTGCTGGTGATGTCGGAAGTATTGCTATAGCTTTTTGGATAATATATTTAGTTTTAAAACTCATACTTGTTACAGAATCATTAATTTGGCTTTTGTTTTTAGCTGTTTACGGCGTCGATGCAATCTGTACAATTTTGCACAGACTTTTTTTAAAGCAAAATATTTTTGAAGCACATCGATTGCATTTATATCAGGTATTAAGTAATGAGTATAAAATTCAGCATAGACTAGTGTCTCTTTTGTATGCTTTGGTGCAGGCAGGTATTTCTTTTTTAGTAATTGTTCTATATCAAAAAGTACAAGATGCAGTCATATTCTTACTTGTAATTCTGCCATTACTTTGTATTTATTCGTCAAAGTTTTATTTGTTGAACAAAAGTAATTTACGATTAAAGCATGAAGCCTAA
- a CDS encoding WxcM-like domain-containing protein: protein MKPKIIQGGKFSDHRGSISYVNDFSFKDIERFYIISNSQENPIRAWQGHKLDAKNFYCLSGSFKIHFVKIDNWENPSKDLIIETVLVSESDSKIVHIPAGYANAIESLEENSKLMSFSTLPLTNVGEDDVRYPSNYWLFDNEQ from the coding sequence ATGAAGCCTAAAATTATTCAGGGAGGAAAATTTTCAGATCATCGTGGGAGTATATCATATGTAAATGATTTCAGTTTTAAGGATATTGAAAGGTTTTATATTATAAGTAACTCTCAGGAAAATCCAATCCGAGCATGGCAGGGACATAAACTAGATGCTAAAAATTTTTATTGCCTCTCGGGTTCTTTTAAGATTCATTTTGTAAAAATTGATAATTGGGAGAATCCTTCAAAAGATTTAATCATTGAAACTGTTTTAGTTTCTGAATCAGATAGTAAAATTGTTCATATACCAGCAGGTTACGCTAATGCAATAGAGTCTCTTGAAGAAAATTCAAAATTAATGTCATTTTCTACATTGCCCTTAACAAATGTCGGTGAGGATGATGTTCGTTATCCTTCAAATTATTGGCTTTTTGATAATGAACAATAA
- the gmd gene encoding GDP-mannose 4,6-dehydratase, translating into MKVALITGITGQDGSYLAELLLEKGYIVHGVKRRASSFNTQRIDHIYQDQHEAHVNFKLHYGDLTDSTNVIRIIQEVQPDEIYNLGAMSHVKVSFDSPEYVANVDGVGTLRILEAVRILGLEKKTRIYQASTSELYGGLAENKNEKGFYDEHSPFYPRSPYGVAKIYGFWITKNYREAYDLFACNGILFNHESPRRGETFVTRKITMATAAIALGEQDCLYLGNLDAQRDWGHAKDYVEAMWRILQQDVAEDYVIAMGETTYVRDFVKMSFAEVGIDIEFRGEGVDEKGYVASCSNPDYQIEVGKQVIAIDPQYFRPTEVDLLIGDPTKSKTKLGWVPQYDLAGLVKEMMASDLNYVKREKMLNEVRSATRY; encoded by the coding sequence ATGAAAGTAGCACTTATTACAGGAATTACAGGACAAGACGGATCATATTTAGCTGAATTGTTATTAGAAAAAGGATATATAGTACATGGTGTTAAACGAAGAGCGTCTTCTTTTAATACGCAACGTATTGATCATATTTACCAAGATCAGCATGAAGCTCATGTAAATTTCAAACTGCATTATGGCGATTTAACAGATTCTACTAATGTAATTAGAATTATTCAGGAAGTTCAACCTGACGAAATTTACAATCTGGGAGCGATGAGCCATGTAAAAGTTTCGTTTGATTCTCCCGAATATGTTGCAAATGTTGATGGAGTTGGAACGTTACGTATTTTAGAAGCAGTTCGTATTCTAGGTTTAGAAAAGAAAACACGTATTTATCAGGCATCAACATCTGAGTTGTATGGTGGTTTGGCTGAGAATAAAAACGAAAAAGGTTTTTATGATGAGCACTCACCATTTTATCCACGTTCACCTTATGGAGTAGCAAAAATTTACGGTTTTTGGATTACCAAAAATTATAGAGAAGCTTATGACCTATTTGCTTGTAATGGTATTTTATTTAACCACGAATCACCACGTCGAGGCGAAACTTTCGTAACTCGTAAAATAACAATGGCTACAGCAGCAATTGCTTTAGGAGAACAAGATTGTTTGTATTTAGGTAATTTAGATGCACAACGTGACTGGGGACATGCGAAAGATTATGTAGAAGCAATGTGGCGTATTTTGCAACAAGATGTTGCGGAAGATTATGTAATCGCTATGGGAGAAACTACTTATGTTCGTGATTTTGTTAAAATGTCATTTGCTGAAGTGGGAATAGATATCGAATTTAGAGGAGAAGGAGTAGATGAAAAAGGATATGTTGCATCTTGTAGTAATCCCGACTATCAAATAGAAGTAGGTAAACAAGTAATTGCTATTGACCCTCAGTATTTCCGTCCAACAGAAGTAGATTTACTTATTGGTGATCCTACTAAATCTAAAACTAAATTAGGATGGGTTCCTCAATATGATTTAGCGGGATTAGTAAAAGAAATGATGGCATCTGATCTTAATTATGTTAAGAGAGAGAAGATGTTAAACGAAGTTAGATCTGCAACTAGATATTAA
- a CDS encoding NAD-dependent epimerase/dehydratase family protein, with amino-acid sequence MNKILFTGATGFLGRNVLPVLEELNYSITTLGNSTTEIVCDISKEIPELPHGFDLVVHAAGKAHSVPKTEVEKKQFYNVNVTGTINLLKGLEQSHIPKQLVFISSVSVYGKHEGLSIAEHSSLEAKDSYGLSKIEAEIFVMDWCKKHNVVCTILRLPLLVGKKPPGNLGAMIKAIEKGYYFNIGGGKARKSMVLVKDVANFIPKVAVVGGTYNLTDGVDPSFSELSNIISKQKKNKTPLNLPLFVARTMGLVGDLLGDKSPINSLKLKKITSDLTFDDSKARTLLDWNPQSVIDYLKNNDI; translated from the coding sequence ATGAATAAAATATTATTTACCGGTGCTACTGGTTTTCTTGGAAGAAACGTTCTGCCTGTTTTAGAAGAACTTAATTATTCTATTACTACATTAGGTAATTCTACTACTGAAATTGTTTGTGATATTAGCAAAGAAATACCTGAATTGCCTCATGGTTTTGATTTGGTAGTTCACGCTGCAGGAAAAGCACATAGTGTTCCAAAAACAGAAGTTGAGAAAAAACAGTTTTATAATGTTAATGTTACAGGAACAATTAATTTACTAAAAGGACTAGAACAATCTCATATTCCTAAGCAGTTAGTTTTTATTAGCTCAGTTTCTGTATATGGTAAACATGAGGGGTTAAGCATAGCAGAGCATTCATCTTTAGAAGCCAAAGATTCTTATGGTTTGAGTAAAATTGAAGCTGAAATATTTGTAATGGATTGGTGTAAAAAACATAATGTTGTATGTACTATTTTGCGTTTACCACTTTTAGTCGGAAAGAAACCTCCAGGAAATTTAGGAGCAATGATAAAAGCAATTGAAAAAGGCTATTATTTTAATATTGGTGGAGGTAAAGCTAGAAAAAGTATGGTATTGGTAAAAGACGTGGCTAATTTTATTCCAAAAGTAGCTGTTGTTGGTGGGACATATAATTTAACGGATGGTGTAGATCCTAGTTTCAGCGAATTGAGTAACATTATCTCGAAGCAGAAAAAAAATAAAACGCCTCTAAACCTGCCTCTTTTTGTAGCAAGAACAATGGGGCTAGTAGGAGATTTATTGGGAGATAAGTCTCCAATAAATTCTTTAAAACTAAAAAAAATCACATCTGATTTGACTTTTGATGATTCAAAGGCAAGAACTCTTTTAGATTGGAATCCCCAATCGGTGATTGATTACTTAAAAAATAATGACATTTAA